One Candidatus Synechococcus calcipolaris G9 genomic window carries:
- a CDS encoding DUF29 family protein, whose translation MGKAALYDQDFLKWTQQQAEYLRKGCWADLDGENLLEELEALGRSEERELASYLQVLRMHMLKCQYQPERRTKSWNHTLSNC comes from the coding sequence ATGGGTAAAGCCGCACTTTATGATCAGGACTTCCTAAAATGGACGCAACAACAGGCTGAGTATCTACGAAAAGGATGCTGGGCAGACTTAGACGGTGAAAATTTGCTAGAGGAATTAGAGGCCTTGGGGCGTAGTGAAGAAAGGGAACTTGCCAGCTACTTGCAGGTTCTTCGGATGCATATGCTGAAGTGCCAGTATCAGCCTGAACGACGAACTAAAAGTTGGAATCATACTCTCTCTAACTGCTGA